The following proteins come from a genomic window of Nostoc sp. TCL26-01:
- a CDS encoding single-stranded DNA-binding protein, producing the protein MNSCVLMAEIIQEPQLRYTSDNLAVTEMLVQFPNSQKPEDPPATLKVVGWGNLATEIQQNYHQGDRVIIAGRLGMQTVERQEGFKEKRAELTVQQIQSVNGSFISSSSTPRTPVATETPSRPPTPQNELPTYEPPRPTPTPATSTVNTPPPAKNYEPQPSKYQPVEEPDPDDIPF; encoded by the coding sequence ATGAACAGCTGTGTATTAATGGCAGAAATCATTCAAGAACCGCAACTACGCTATACATCCGATAATTTAGCAGTCACAGAAATGTTGGTGCAATTTCCCAACTCCCAGAAGCCAGAAGATCCACCAGCCACATTAAAAGTTGTCGGTTGGGGGAATTTGGCTACAGAAATTCAGCAAAATTATCACCAAGGCGATCGCGTGATTATAGCAGGACGCTTGGGTATGCAAACCGTTGAGCGTCAAGAAGGTTTTAAAGAAAAACGTGCCGAGTTGACAGTACAACAAATTCAGTCTGTTAACGGCAGTTTCATCTCTTCGTCATCAACACCCAGAACACCAGTAGCCACAGAAACCCCCTCTCGTCCCCCAACTCCCCAAAACGAACTACCCACCTACGAACCACCACGCCCAACACCGACCCCAGCCACGAGTACAGTTAACACTCCGCCCCCAGCCAAAAACTACGAACCCCAACCTAGTAAATACCAGCCAGTAGAAGAACCAGACCCAGACGATATTCCATTTTAG
- a CDS encoding ABC transporter ATP-binding protein, which translates to MSENVLEVRNLQVEFSSDGNPVKAVDGISFQLNRGETLGIVGESGSGKSVTSLAVMGLLQHPGRVSGGEIWFRQQANANPINLAELPPEQMQLYRGGDIAMIFQEPMSSLNPVYTIGFQLTEAIMRHQNVTLAEAQRIAIAGLQEVKLLPSDELIKEQHQETWLQTNPNSQLDEFKLAQLVKQHKETMLERYPHQLSGGQLQRVMIAMAISCNPLLLIADEPTTALDVTVQATIIELLRELQQRRQMSLIFITHDLGLISEIADQVAVMYKGKIVEYGAAEQIFSHPQHPYTKGLVACRPTLNHRPHKLLTVSDYMSVEETPTGQLIIQEKAPLQPAEISWEEISTRWENLAQQKALLQIRNLKVGFPVKGWFGGVKRYHMAVNDVSFDVKPGETVGLVGESGCGKTTLGRTLLRLIEPMGGQIIFDGQDITNLKGEPLQKLRREMQIVFQNPFSSLDPRMKVGDAVMEPLLIHAVGKSQRQRRERVVELLERVGLNADAINRYPHQFSGGQRQRICIARSLALNPKFIICDESVSALDVSVQAQVLNLLKELQSDFQLTYIFISHDLSVVKFMSDRILVMNRGQIVEEGTAESIYREPKEAYTQKLIASIPTGSPERVRSHHLRTS; encoded by the coding sequence ATGAGCGAAAATGTCCTAGAGGTTCGTAATCTCCAAGTTGAATTTTCCAGTGATGGCAATCCTGTCAAAGCTGTGGATGGTATTTCTTTTCAGCTAAATCGAGGCGAAACTCTAGGAATAGTGGGTGAATCAGGGAGTGGGAAATCAGTCACTTCCTTGGCGGTTATGGGTTTGTTGCAGCATCCCGGTAGAGTTAGCGGTGGCGAAATTTGGTTCCGTCAGCAGGCGAATGCTAATCCGATTAATTTAGCAGAGTTACCACCTGAGCAAATGCAACTATATCGGGGTGGCGACATCGCTATGATTTTTCAAGAACCGATGAGTTCGCTTAACCCAGTCTATACAATTGGGTTTCAGCTGACGGAAGCAATTATGCGCCATCAGAATGTTACCTTAGCTGAAGCGCAAAGAATTGCGATCGCTGGACTGCAAGAGGTAAAACTTTTACCTAGTGATGAGTTAATCAAAGAACAACATCAAGAAACGTGGCTACAAACTAACCCGAACTCTCAACTAGATGAGTTTAAGTTAGCCCAGTTGGTGAAACAGCATAAAGAAACCATGCTGGAACGTTACCCTCATCAACTATCTGGGGGACAGTTGCAACGGGTAATGATTGCAATGGCTATTTCTTGTAACCCGTTGCTATTGATTGCCGATGAACCTACAACAGCTTTGGATGTGACGGTACAAGCTACAATCATTGAGTTGTTGCGGGAATTGCAACAACGCCGTCAGATGTCATTGATTTTTATCACCCATGATTTGGGGTTAATTTCGGAAATTGCTGACCAAGTAGCGGTGATGTACAAAGGTAAAATTGTCGAATATGGTGCAGCCGAGCAAATTTTTAGTCATCCCCAACACCCATACACTAAAGGTTTGGTAGCTTGTCGCCCCACACTTAATCACCGTCCTCACAAATTACTCACTGTTTCTGACTACATGAGTGTAGAAGAAACACCAACTGGACAATTAATTATCCAAGAAAAAGCACCCTTGCAACCTGCGGAAATTTCCTGGGAAGAAATCTCTACTCGCTGGGAAAATTTAGCACAACAGAAAGCTTTACTGCAAATTCGTAACCTGAAAGTAGGTTTTCCCGTCAAGGGCTGGTTTGGTGGAGTCAAGCGTTATCACATGGCGGTGAATGATGTTTCCTTTGATGTCAAGCCAGGGGAAACTGTGGGGTTAGTGGGAGAATCGGGTTGTGGTAAAACTACTTTGGGAAGGACTTTGTTACGGTTAATCGAACCGATGGGTGGTCAAATTATCTTTGATGGACAAGATATTACCAATCTCAAAGGCGAACCGTTACAAAAATTAAGGCGAGAGATGCAAATCGTCTTTCAAAATCCTTTCAGTTCCCTTGATCCCCGAATGAAAGTGGGAGATGCAGTGATGGAACCGTTGCTAATTCACGCTGTCGGGAAGTCACAACGACAACGGCGAGAACGAGTAGTGGAACTATTAGAACGAGTCGGTTTGAATGCAGATGCTATCAACCGCTATCCTCATCAATTTTCTGGTGGTCAACGTCAACGGATTTGTATAGCTCGTTCTTTGGCTCTCAATCCTAAATTTATTATCTGTGATGAATCGGTTTCGGCTTTAGATGTGTCGGTACAAGCCCAAGTTTTGAATTTGCTTAAAGAATTGCAATCAGATTTTCAGCTAACTTACATATTTATTTCCCATGACTTAAGCGTGGTGAAATTTATGAGCGATCGCATTCTCGTCATGAATCGTGGTCAAATAGTCGAAGAAGGTACAGCCGAAAGTATTTACCGCGAACCTAAAGAAGCTTATACACAAAAATTAATCGCTTCAATTCCTACAGGTAGCCCCGAAAGAGTACGTAGCCATCATCTACGAACTTCTTGA
- a CDS encoding pentapeptide repeat-containing protein: MKSLTIAISTFFTTLSLTSIAQAANQEHIRQLLATKQCQNCDLTSAGLVMADLSGANLTGANLTGANLSRANLTGADLRGANLAGAGLFGANLSEAKLGGANLVGADLRNTYLANAEFTSAYLQGTNFQGAVGIPLQIATPEEFYAWGVAEAQKGNQQQAINYFNQAIAAKPEYAGAYLARGVARYQILDRKNAFEDAQTAEKLFTSQNNTTGIQTAQAFIKELQTPYTEKVSAGKPSFFDFLGSLGSVLLQFLPF, from the coding sequence ATGAAAAGTTTAACTATAGCCATATCGACATTTTTCACCACACTTAGTCTAACCAGCATTGCTCAAGCAGCCAACCAAGAGCATATCAGACAGTTATTAGCAACTAAACAATGTCAAAACTGTGACTTGACTAGTGCGGGTTTAGTGATGGCTGACTTGTCAGGAGCAAATTTAACTGGTGCTAATCTCACAGGTGCTAATCTGAGTCGAGCAAATTTAACTGGTGCTGATTTACGGGGGGCAAATTTAGCCGGTGCTGGCTTATTTGGCGCAAATTTGAGTGAAGCTAAACTGGGTGGAGCAAATTTAGTCGGTGCTGATTTACGCAATACATATCTAGCCAATGCAGAATTCACCAGCGCATATTTGCAGGGTACTAACTTTCAAGGTGCAGTTGGCATACCATTACAAATTGCCACTCCCGAAGAATTTTATGCCTGGGGTGTAGCCGAAGCCCAAAAAGGCAACCAACAACAGGCTATCAATTATTTTAATCAAGCGATCGCTGCTAAACCAGAGTATGCTGGTGCATACTTAGCCCGTGGTGTTGCCCGCTACCAAATTCTTGACCGAAAAAATGCCTTTGAAGATGCCCAAACAGCAGAAAAACTCTTCACATCCCAAAACAACACCACCGGCATCCAAACTGCTCAAGCTTTTATCAAAGAGTTACAAACACCATACACAGAAAAAGTCAGTGCCGGCAAACCCAGCTTTTTTGACTTTTTAGGCAGTCTGGGTTCAGTTTTGCTACAGTTCCTGCCGTTTTGA
- a CDS encoding fasciclin domain-containing protein, translating to MFSTVRLSLTTLLALGVSAIAINPVTFSSPVLAQTPVPSTTPSTTTTANFTDVSSDYWAQPFIQALAARNIISGFPDGTFKPNQPVSRAEFATLIQKAFNQQPVRQIGASGFTDVPTNFWASAAIREAYETGFLSGYPGNVFRPNQQIPRVQAIVALSNGLNLASSDAASSVLSNSYTDAATIPNYAVNGVAGATQANVVVNYPNVKQLNPSVSLTRAEAAALLYQALVKQGQAQPLASNVAATNYIVSSTTGGNQTTPGANDIVSLAASNSSFSTLASLLKTAGLTETLQQPGPYTVFAPTNEAFAALPAGTLEQLQQPQNKELLVKILRYHVVPGQLTSSQLSSGQLKTAEEGSINIKVDSANNQIAVNEARVVQPNIQASNGVIHAINEVLIPPNLTSQQPQGETNQAQTPDVTPGRATRGGSSYVGVAGNIGLGGDSALSDGNIAVISKIGLTRTISVRPSAVFGDDTVVLVPVTLDFVPRTVEPTSQTRFPVSPYIGAGVAIETSDDADVGLLLTGGIDIPLGSRFTATGAVNAAFLDETDVGLLLGVGYNF from the coding sequence ATGTTTAGTACGGTGCGTTTGTCATTAACAACATTACTGGCTTTGGGGGTGAGTGCGATCGCCATCAATCCTGTGACATTTTCATCTCCGGTTTTAGCTCAAACACCAGTTCCATCAACTACCCCTTCTACTACTACCACCGCTAATTTTACCGATGTTAGTTCCGATTATTGGGCGCAACCATTTATTCAAGCTTTAGCAGCAAGAAATATTATTTCCGGCTTTCCCGATGGTACTTTTAAACCTAATCAACCAGTCAGTCGAGCTGAATTTGCGACATTAATTCAAAAAGCTTTTAACCAACAACCAGTACGGCAAATAGGTGCAAGCGGATTTACCGATGTCCCAACGAATTTTTGGGCATCTGCGGCAATTCGAGAAGCTTACGAAACAGGATTTTTATCTGGTTATCCTGGAAACGTATTTCGCCCCAATCAACAAATTCCTAGAGTACAGGCGATCGTGGCTTTGAGTAATGGTTTAAACTTGGCTAGTAGTGATGCTGCATCTAGTGTTTTAAGTAACTCCTATACAGACGCAGCCACCATTCCTAACTACGCAGTCAACGGTGTCGCCGGAGCTACACAAGCCAATGTAGTTGTTAACTACCCAAATGTGAAACAACTTAATCCCAGCGTCTCTCTGACTCGTGCAGAAGCAGCAGCACTGTTGTATCAAGCTTTAGTTAAACAAGGACAAGCACAACCTCTAGCCAGCAATGTTGCAGCTACTAACTATATAGTTTCTAGTACGACTGGAGGTAATCAAACAACCCCAGGCGCTAACGATATTGTTTCCCTAGCGGCTTCTAACAGTTCTTTTAGTACTTTAGCTTCTCTATTGAAAACAGCAGGTTTAACAGAAACTCTCCAACAACCAGGCCCTTACACAGTTTTTGCACCCACCAACGAAGCATTTGCAGCTTTACCAGCCGGGACTTTAGAACAGTTGCAGCAACCACAAAACAAAGAGTTGTTAGTAAAAATTCTCCGCTATCATGTGGTTCCTGGTCAATTAACCTCTAGTCAACTCTCTTCTGGGCAATTAAAAACTGCTGAGGAAGGATCTATCAATATCAAAGTTGACAGCGCTAACAATCAAATTGCTGTCAACGAAGCTAGAGTTGTCCAACCAAATATCCAAGCTAGTAATGGTGTTATCCATGCCATCAACGAAGTATTGATTCCACCTAACTTGACAAGTCAGCAACCCCAAGGGGAAACTAATCAAGCTCAGACTCCTGATGTTACACCAGGTAGAGCTACTCGTGGTGGCTCCAGTTATGTTGGCGTGGCTGGTAACATTGGTTTGGGTGGTGATTCAGCCCTAAGTGATGGCAACATTGCAGTGATCAGCAAAATTGGGCTAACACGGACAATATCTGTGCGCCCATCAGCAGTGTTTGGTGACGATACAGTAGTTCTGGTTCCTGTAACTTTAGATTTCGTTCCGCGTACAGTAGAACCTACAAGTCAAACAAGATTCCCTGTTTCACCTTACATTGGTGCTGGTGTAGCCATTGAAACAAGCGATGATGCAGATGTTGGTTTGCTGTTAACTGGCGGTATTGATATTCCTTTAGGCTCTAGATTTACCGCTACTGGTGCTGTCAACGCTGCCTTTTTAGATGAAACTGATGTTGGTTTGCTATTAGGTGTTGGCTATAATTTCTAA
- a CDS encoding pentapeptide repeat-containing protein produces MKATELLKSYAAGVRNFTGVNLSEADLRGSDLSGAIFDQAILDGANLSHANLTNTSLIEADLNGADLSNANLTGSNLFAAILDGAILAGTILDSANLSHADLTVAKLIQANLSEAELHEANLQAANLDRADLSHADLTIADLTQANLTQADLSQANLSGANLADANLEGTILDENV; encoded by the coding sequence ATGAAAGCAACCGAACTTCTCAAAAGCTATGCGGCTGGTGTAAGAAACTTTACAGGTGTTAATCTGAGTGAGGCTGACTTAAGAGGATCTGACTTGAGTGGAGCAATTTTTGATCAAGCCATTTTAGATGGAGCTAATTTGAGTCATGCTAACTTAACAAACACTAGTTTAATTGAAGCGGACTTAAATGGAGCAGATTTGAGCAATGCTAACTTGACAGGAAGTAATCTATTTGCGGCGATTTTGGATGGAGCAATTTTAGCAGGCACTATATTAGACAGTGCTAATTTGAGTCATGCTGATTTGACTGTTGCCAAACTAATCCAAGCCAACTTGAGTGAAGCAGAGTTACACGAAGCCAATTTGCAAGCTGCTAATTTAGATAGAGCAGATTTAAGTCATGCAGATTTAACTATAGCCGATTTGACTCAAGCAAATCTTACTCAAGCAGATTTAAGTCAGGCAAATCTCAGTGGTGCAAATTTAGCAGACGCTAATTTAGAAGGCACAATTTTGGATGAGAATGTCTAG
- a CDS encoding TIGR02921 family PEP-CTERM protein: MKLFWDVSFYTIFWLWNLTFLGLVYFGILPLVGVPLFLATLRGDIPIEFSLTLVTLIAIPTISSIVGGWRFTQQPLQLIRLFYGVEAPLFILCLLRLFLIRELTPASSQILMTIGVCIAAFTGELFWGYASRRKNALQWVQMLAHTLMLLFGIYAGAILLFYALPIVVFLLQEFIKFQWLSFLWYVLKNTFFFGGFWILLIWFVLSTFSATLFIFMPSALSAMYVSSGVRILRNFASEHGKKRTLAGASAVVIAFAVSFLSLQQQPQTQAFALLAKSPTNDSDRQTLLAKSNEIRTGLVNAYLSSYRYLSTRQDNNHISAMYRDLLGLDKSAADKVQDSYNFLMSPFLYNGTEKDDDQAEKLYAEFFDQPLQKAEKNAVTHAVQSTFNQQEVKAGLLNINEKKVWLASQQVTVKEHNDWADVELYEVYKNQTSEVQEVFYSFSLPESAVITGLWLGDTNNLAKRFSFVVSPRGAAQKVYNSQVVRERPIDPALLEQVGPRHYRLRAFPIPPNNVVQVENAAPRPTEMHLWLTYKVMGQDKGWAMPDLGEKRNIFWTNQTKRIRNSKEIGGKQDEWLEEFIPSSSKIQPRLHEVNLENGYKILAKPLSNQDYSLPKGQRVALVLDTSRSMANHIKELSPTLSWLKQHGFADNNLQNNDADLYISASVGAKPKRIDDIQQFQPEKVTFYGTIQPQEMLSQFNQLRQDTTYDAVLLLTDEGSYELSTDKKNVPATPAPLWMVHLGGLPGAYNDGIIKSIQDSGGGVAVDIAEVLQRIATKSVLGESVVSVVNGYAWYLQTLDTAATNSQPQEGLAALAARQLILGLSKQIKLDNLKSLDAIHTIAKNYAIVSPYSSMLVLVNDEQRQLLKAAEAQSDRFERKVENGKENLSKPSNPFKVSSPEPSGGWILGLSAIAIFLFVKRRR, encoded by the coding sequence GTGAAATTATTTTGGGATGTAAGTTTTTATACTATTTTTTGGTTGTGGAATCTGACATTTTTGGGGCTAGTTTATTTTGGGATCTTGCCACTGGTAGGTGTGCCGTTATTTCTCGCTACTTTGAGGGGTGATATCCCGATTGAATTTTCTTTAACTCTTGTTACCTTAATTGCCATTCCCACCATTTCTAGTATTGTTGGTGGCTGGCGATTTACCCAACAACCATTGCAATTAATCCGCCTATTTTATGGTGTAGAAGCACCCCTATTTATCTTGTGTTTATTGCGGTTGTTTCTCATCCGTGAACTGACACCTGCTAGCAGTCAAATTCTCATGACAATTGGTGTTTGTATAGCAGCTTTCACCGGTGAATTATTTTGGGGCTATGCTTCTCGAAGGAAGAATGCTTTGCAGTGGGTGCAAATGCTAGCTCATACTTTAATGCTGCTATTTGGCATTTATGCTGGGGCAATTTTGCTATTTTATGCCCTGCCTATAGTGGTATTCTTGCTACAAGAATTTATCAAATTTCAATGGCTATCATTTCTCTGGTATGTATTAAAAAATACATTTTTCTTTGGCGGGTTTTGGATTCTCCTGATCTGGTTTGTTCTGTCTACTTTTAGTGCCACTTTATTTATTTTCATGCCTTCGGCACTATCCGCGATGTATGTCAGTTCGGGCGTGAGAATTTTACGCAATTTCGCTTCAGAACATGGCAAAAAACGCACCCTGGCTGGTGCAAGTGCGGTGGTGATAGCTTTTGCTGTTTCTTTTCTTTCTTTACAACAACAGCCCCAAACACAAGCTTTTGCACTATTAGCTAAGTCTCCCACAAATGATAGCGATCGCCAAACTCTACTCGCCAAATCAAATGAAATTCGTACAGGCTTAGTCAACGCTTATCTATCTTCTTACCGCTATCTCAGCACTCGCCAAGACAACAATCACATCAGCGCCATGTATCGTGATCTCTTGGGCTTGGACAAATCAGCAGCAGATAAAGTACAAGATAGTTACAATTTCTTGATGTCACCATTTTTGTACAATGGTACAGAAAAAGATGATGATCAGGCAGAAAAACTTTACGCCGAATTTTTTGATCAGCCACTACAAAAAGCCGAGAAAAATGCTGTCACTCATGCAGTGCAATCTACTTTTAACCAGCAAGAAGTTAAAGCTGGGTTATTAAATATCAACGAGAAAAAGGTTTGGTTAGCATCTCAACAAGTCACAGTTAAAGAACATAATGACTGGGCTGATGTTGAGTTGTACGAAGTTTATAAAAACCAAACATCAGAAGTTCAAGAAGTTTTTTACTCTTTCTCTTTACCAGAAAGTGCAGTTATTACTGGCTTATGGTTAGGAGATACGAATAATTTAGCCAAACGTTTCTCTTTTGTGGTTTCTCCTCGTGGGGCTGCCCAAAAAGTTTATAATTCCCAAGTAGTGAGAGAACGTCCTATAGATCCAGCTTTATTGGAACAAGTGGGGCCTAGACATTATCGCTTGAGGGCATTTCCAATTCCTCCTAACAACGTAGTACAAGTAGAAAATGCCGCACCCCGTCCTACAGAAATGCACTTGTGGTTAACTTATAAGGTGATGGGGCAAGATAAAGGTTGGGCAATGCCAGATTTAGGAGAAAAGCGTAATATATTCTGGACTAATCAAACTAAGCGAATTCGTAACAGTAAAGAAATCGGCGGGAAACAAGATGAGTGGTTGGAAGAATTCATTCCCAGCAGCAGCAAAATTCAACCTAGATTACATGAAGTGAATTTAGAAAATGGCTACAAAATCTTAGCCAAACCTCTATCTAATCAAGATTACTCTTTACCAAAAGGACAGCGAGTTGCTTTAGTGCTGGATACTTCGCGCAGTATGGCTAACCATATCAAGGAATTATCGCCTACTTTATCTTGGTTGAAACAACACGGATTTGCTGATAATAACTTGCAGAATAATGATGCTGATTTGTACATCAGTGCTTCTGTCGGTGCTAAACCCAAACGAATAGATGATATCCAACAATTCCAACCAGAAAAAGTCACTTTCTACGGCACAATTCAACCCCAAGAAATGCTCTCCCAGTTCAATCAATTGCGTCAAGATACAACCTATGATGCTGTTTTATTGTTGACTGATGAGGGGAGTTATGAACTATCAACTGATAAGAAAAATGTCCCCGCCACACCAGCACCTTTATGGATGGTACATTTAGGTGGCTTGCCTGGAGCTTACAATGATGGCATCATTAAATCTATTCAAGATAGTGGTGGTGGAGTTGCTGTTGATATTGCCGAGGTGTTGCAACGAATTGCGACTAAATCTGTTTTGGGTGAATCGGTGGTTAGTGTGGTTAATGGTTATGCTTGGTATCTACAAACATTAGATACAGCAGCTACTAATTCTCAGCCACAGGAAGGTTTAGCAGCATTAGCAGCTAGACAATTGATTTTAGGTTTGAGTAAACAAATCAAACTAGATAATCTCAAAAGTTTAGATGCTATTCACACCATAGCCAAAAATTATGCAATTGTCAGTCCATATTCTTCAATGTTGGTGTTAGTAAATGATGAACAAAGACAGTTACTAAAAGCCGCAGAAGCCCAAAGCGATCGCTTTGAACGTAAAGTAGAAAATGGCAAAGAAAATCTCTCCAAACCTAGTAATCCTTTTAAAGTTAGTTCACCCGAACCATCGGGGGGCTGGATTTTGGGCTTGAGTGCGATCGCTATCTTTCTCTTTGTAAAACGTCGGCGTTAA
- a CDS encoding CsbD family protein has product MSTERRIEATAKNIEGKIQEVIGEATGNPSDKAEGKAKQAEAQVIHTTENIKDELKKAID; this is encoded by the coding sequence ATGAGTACTGAAAGAAGAATTGAAGCAACTGCTAAAAACATTGAAGGCAAAATCCAAGAGGTTATTGGTGAAGCAACTGGTAATCCATCAGATAAAGCAGAAGGCAAAGCTAAACAAGCTGAAGCTCAAGTGATTCACACAACAGAAAACATCAAAGATGAGTTGAAAAAAGCAATCGACTAA
- a CDS encoding TIGR02587 family membrane protein, protein MKIKQQKNGWKREINDIVRGICGGFLFGIPLLYTMEVWWVGSLVKPPLMMVAIALMFIVVFLLNHTEGFRKRRHSWRTRESVIDTIEAMALGFVCSAFMLWLLREITLETSLKETLGKIVFEGVPFTLGVALANQFLGDTRENNSPASMNQASDTNKNQSDELHGTLADLGATLIGAIVIAFNIAPTDEVSMLAAAISPPWLWGIMAASLLISYAIVFQAGFSDQQKRRQQKGIFQRPLSETTISYLVSLLASTLMLLFFQKLTFDDPWRIWLEHTLVLGLPATIGGAAGRLAI, encoded by the coding sequence GTGAAAATAAAACAGCAAAAAAATGGGTGGAAAAGAGAGATAAATGATATTGTCCGGGGTATTTGTGGAGGCTTCCTTTTTGGTATCCCTTTGCTATACACTATGGAAGTGTGGTGGGTAGGGTCGTTAGTCAAACCACCGTTAATGATGGTAGCGATCGCCTTGATGTTTATTGTCGTTTTTTTACTCAATCATACAGAAGGCTTTCGTAAGCGCAGACATAGTTGGCGGACTCGTGAATCAGTCATAGATACCATAGAGGCAATGGCCCTGGGATTTGTTTGTTCTGCCTTTATGCTGTGGTTGTTGCGAGAGATTACACTAGAAACATCCTTGAAAGAAACTTTAGGCAAAATTGTTTTTGAAGGTGTACCATTTACTTTAGGTGTAGCATTAGCTAACCAATTTTTGGGAGATACAAGAGAGAATAATTCTCCCGCAAGTATGAATCAAGCAAGCGACACTAATAAAAATCAATCTGATGAATTGCACGGGACATTAGCTGATTTAGGTGCAACTCTCATTGGTGCTATTGTCATTGCCTTTAATATTGCTCCCACGGATGAAGTGTCAATGTTAGCAGCTGCCATATCACCGCCTTGGCTTTGGGGTATTATGGCTGCATCTTTGCTCATCTCCTATGCTATTGTTTTTCAAGCAGGTTTTTCAGACCAACAAAAACGTAGACAGCAAAAGGGGATTTTTCAACGACCGTTAAGTGAAACTACTATTTCTTATTTAGTCTCCCTATTAGCCAGTACTCTGATGTTGCTATTCTTCCAAAAATTAACTTTTGATGATCCTTGGAGGATATGGTTAGAACACACATTAGTCTTGGGATTACCAGCAACTATCGGTGGTGCAGCTGGTAGGTTAGCAATATGA
- a CDS encoding TIGR02588 family protein yields the protein MMSTEQKPERSLAEWVAFSIALFILGVIITLVGYVWFNDKNQPPILAVTKKQQMIREINGQFYIPFEVVNTGGQTAESVQIIAELEIGGKVIETGEQHIDFLSDSEQEEGAFIFSKNPNEGKLTVRIASYKLP from the coding sequence ATGATGTCCACAGAACAAAAACCGGAACGTTCACTCGCGGAATGGGTAGCATTCAGCATCGCTTTATTTATCTTGGGAGTGATTATTACTTTAGTGGGCTATGTTTGGTTTAATGATAAAAATCAACCGCCTATCCTAGCAGTGACTAAAAAGCAGCAAATGATTCGGGAAATTAACGGACAATTTTATATTCCCTTTGAAGTTGTTAATACTGGTGGACAAACTGCTGAATCTGTACAAATTATTGCTGAGTTAGAGATTGGTGGTAAAGTGATCGAAACAGGTGAGCAACATATTGATTTTTTATCAGATAGCGAACAGGAAGAAGGAGCATTTATCTTTAGCAAAAATCCCAATGAAGGTAAATTAACTGTCAGGATTGCTAGTTATAAGTTACCTTAA
- a CDS encoding class I SAM-dependent methyltransferase has product MATIFRDLSYRYQWLYDAISRVAAISVGGEARFRQLALQELTIHPDTAVLDVCCGSGQGTQFLVKYSQNVTGLDASPLSLRRAKQNVPQATYVEAFAQKMPFANNQFDVVHTSAALHEMEPKQLQEILQEVYRVLKPGGVFTLVDFHSPTNPIFWPGLSLFLLLFETETAWQLLKTDLPQLLTEIGFEVLKSTLYAGGSLQVIQARK; this is encoded by the coding sequence ATGGCAACAATTTTCCGAGATTTAAGTTACCGTTATCAGTGGCTATACGATGCTATATCCCGTGTAGCCGCCATTAGTGTGGGTGGAGAAGCCCGTTTTCGGCAATTAGCTTTACAAGAGTTAACGATTCATCCAGATACTGCGGTTTTAGATGTGTGTTGTGGCAGTGGACAAGGGACGCAATTTTTAGTGAAATATTCACAAAACGTAACAGGGCTAGATGCGTCACCCTTATCTTTGCGTCGGGCAAAGCAAAATGTTCCTCAAGCCACTTATGTAGAAGCTTTTGCCCAGAAAATGCCCTTTGCCAACAACCAGTTTGATGTGGTGCATACTAGCGCTGCTTTACATGAAATGGAACCAAAACAATTACAAGAAATTCTTCAAGAGGTTTATCGAGTCCTCAAGCCAGGAGGTGTGTTTACCTTAGTAGATTTTCACAGTCCCACAAATCCCATATTTTGGCCTGGTTTATCGCTATTTTTACTCCTGTTTGAAACAGAGACAGCTTGGCAGTTATTAAAAACTGATTTACCCCAATTATTAACTGAAATTGGCTTTGAGGTATTGAAATCAACCTTGTATGCAGGAGGTAGTTTACAGGTAATTCAAGCACGGAAATAA